From a single Girardinichthys multiradiatus isolate DD_20200921_A chromosome 17, DD_fGirMul_XY1, whole genome shotgun sequence genomic region:
- the LOC124883401 gene encoding basic proline-rich protein-like, with protein MPPPSPPPRSSLGQDSLQSSTPPSSPNPPDSTSSSSPPVHERDTCTGRGPGPCGPSTPRQPSQCSHKTCSAAPPTRPPSAAQRPTPGQDHRRKPWKEGHGGPSYPAPSQPHPQTRGRPSPPATRTPAWRTTAMRGCGRHPRMATKQSSPSIKAGPHPNKCRLRPPPPEPGTHPAGRPGPKARGRDPREPKRSRESRHAIPAPHNSQDPIPNPSSNPSPFPLPASDHRWEIATAPRPSMSGIVMELAEGGVWGWKDWGANRSPREPAPRLTPIGPPVCQVPTKEGGIGTSAGQKTRDSPLPEVATDPQQKGPSHKRPRMQPHSKQRSRPASPAQPKYDTQRRAHDQHVQPLPNPRARANRAPSPRSPAPDSSHNQTGKPRPLGQLGSQADPTMHHPAHYHAQGKDAGPASRMAPQKGPSTRSKEVTPPSRDADPPASRGTARTTNPKHTEPTRNHPANEQTPPLYEAETPDASAEPSDAHPATPTPGGHSRRAQDHHPNTTARHTVEDGMQQRASKAKAAHKAHTAQMYPYQPPKNEAPHESAPPRKEDPHHPGPRTCPTPIPLPTKGKRAHRAKTKTHPEAETNPPRDQPRPACTLGPCRPLRTPSPRQKRDQHPPPRQQNVLLEGRSTCNEMGPTYQFRRPLCPPIHQRSPSPGMHQPKTPATYPPGPKTPKAQPGPQPGGRYAPGTPSPKPAPDPPRSSTGTRPVTYVRRRRPPKSIACSYQMSPPRATKAPPRPGPQPPEPDPPAIPAQGHPKCPNPDTPPIRHNASQDEAKSAPPPLGDVAD; from the exons ATGCCACCCCCCAGTCCACCGCCCCGATCCTCCCTCGGACAAGACAGcctgcagagcagcacacctccaagctCGCCCAACCCCCCAGACAGTACCAGCAGctccagcccaccagtccacgagagggatacatgcaccggcCGGGGACCCGGGCCATGCGGGCCAAGCACACCCCGCCAGCCATCCCAGTGtagtcacaagacatgctctgcCGCCCCACCTACCCGCCCGCCATCCGCAGCCCAGCGCCCGACCCCGGGCCaggaccacagaaggaagccGTGGAAAGAAGGCCACGGCGGCCCCAGTTACCCTGCACCCAGCCAACCCCACCCCCAAACCCGGGGGCGCCCCAGCCCACCGGCCACCCGCACCCCCGCATGGCGCACCACGGCCATGCGAGGGTGCGGGCGGCACCCCCGCATGGCCACGAAGCAGTccagcccctccatcaaagCGGGGCCACATCCCAATAAATGTCGGCTAAGACCCCCCCCGCCGGAGCCCGGAACCCACCCAGCCGGCAGACCAGGGCCCAAAGCCAGGGGccgagatccaagggaacccaagcgaTCCCGAGAGAGCCGACATGCCATCCCAGCACCACACAATTCCCAAGACCCGATCCCCAACCCCAGCTCAAACCCCAGCCCAttccctctcccggcctccgaccacagatgggaaatagcgACGGCCCCAAGGCCCTCCATGAGTGGTATTGTGATGGAGCTGGCAgagggaggtgtctggggatggAAAGACTGGGGGGCAAACcgctctcccagggagccagctccccggctgaccccaataggccCCCCCGTTTGCCAAGtcccaacaaaggagggaggcataggcacatctGCCGGGCAAAAAACTAGGGACAG TCCGCTGCCCGAAGTAGCCACCGACCCCCAACAAAAAGGACCCAGCCACAAGCGGCCAAGAATGCAGCCCCACTCCAAACAAAGGAGCAGACCAGCCAGCCCAGCGCAACCAAAATACGACACTcaaaggagggcacatgaccaGCACGTCCAGCCACTCCCAAACCCACGGGCCAGAGCCAACAGAGCGCCCAGCCCCCGAAGCCCGGCACCAGAcagcagccacaaccag ACAGGCAAACCGAGACCACTGGGCCAGCTGGGCAGTCAAGCAGACCCCACGATGCaccaccccgcccactaccATGCCCAAGGGAAAGACGCTGGCCCAGCAAGCCGAATGGCGCCACAGAAAGGCCCCAGCACACGGAGCAAAGAGGTCACACCCCCATCCAGAGACGCAGACCCACCTGCATCCAG GGGCACGGCGAGGACCACTAACCCCAAGCACACCGAACCCACCAGGAACCATCCAGCAAACGAGCAAACCCCACCCCTGTATGAGGCCGAGACGCCGGACGCAAGCGCAGAGCCCAGCGACGCCCACCCTGCCACACCCACGCCCGGAGGTCATAGCCGCCGCGcacaggaccaccaccccaaCACCACAGCTCGCCATACAGTGGAGGACGGAATGCAGCAAAGAGCATCCAAAGCAAAAGCTGCACACAAAGCCCACACTGCGCAAATGTACCCCTACCAGCCCCCCAAAAACGAAGCCCCCCATGAAAGTGCACCACCACGAAAAGAAGACCCGCACCATCCAGGTCCTAGAACATGCCCGACACCCATACCCCTGCCCACAAAAGGCaagagagcccacagagccaaaaccaaaacccatccGGAAGCCGAGACCAATCCACCCCGAGACCAACCCCGGCCAGCCTGCACACTCGgaccatgcagacccctccgaACCCCCTCCCCCAGACAGAAAAGGGACCAGC ACCCTCCTCCCCGCCAGCAGAATGTGCTCCTTGAAGGAaggagcacctgcaatgagatgggaCCTACCTACCAGTTTCGGAGGCCCTTATGCCCACCGATACACCAAAGGTCCCCGAGCCCGGGCATGCACCAGCCCAAAACCCCGGCAACATACCCGCCAGGACCTAAGACCCCCAAGGCCCAGCCAGGACCCCAGCCCGGGGGGCGATACGCCCCAGGGACCCCGAGCCCCAAGCCCGCCCCAGACCCACCCAGGAGCAGCACGGGCACCAGGCCAGTGACCTATGTGCGTCGCCGCAGGCCCCCCAAAAGCATCGCATGCAGCTACCAGATGTCCCCCCCAagagccaccaaagccccaCCCCGGCCGGGACCACAGCCCCCAGAGCCAGACCCCCCAGCGATCCCAGCCCAGGGACACCCCAAATGCCCCAACCCAGACACCCCCCCAATCCGCCACAACGCCTCACAGGATGAAGCCAAGAGCGCCCCACCCCCACTAGGTGATGTAGCCgattaa